One part of the Haliaeetus albicilla chromosome 9, bHalAlb1.1, whole genome shotgun sequence genome encodes these proteins:
- the LOC104324111 gene encoding uncharacterized protein isoform X2: protein MSRRGQETDSGAESLSSDEKEVAAGGAEGEGSAEEHPAGEDSSENSSSSSLEEESDAEELDGRRSDEEEEEKESLARCNESGVKCLPPCEHCRNENDQKEEVTPRMLSGGQYVVQLDAEGTYQCSLTGLIFEVTGAVKITYSLLSWSKYANLVEKPWIVGGPLFDVRCDSTPALTSIQFPHSLCLGDHGAGMAFKVLHVKGEGAAIEPSADYSASHVKWLVSSLSPVGPLIQSQEPVQYHGAVILYKVVDEHPSLSFRVYVATNNDSFIKDISRAVKHSNKKFIKIDKPPVCQKLLQKGKRYRLICEPEAEITPEEIEFVDGSLLKLKSYIEVYLEKPDDFTLSLVELESDATVWKARLRESDWIHYDQNKNEQKRSTVSNVKKRKPALSILEEDELCSKKQKTGNTADGIEIKILTDQQLMVIAKLFGRQWREIAIECLQMEMKDIEQIQATEEEVNMQKFLVLSKWRDREQGNGTAEALYRSLREKASHEILQALQGFSARC from the exons ATGTCCCGCCGCGGGCAGGAGACCGACAG CGGAGCCGAGTCCCTCTCTTCAGATGAAAAAG AGGTGGCGGCCGGCGGCGCGGAGGGAGAGGGCTCGGCCGAGGAGCACCCGGCGG GAGAGGACAGTTCCGAAAACAGCTCCAGCAGTAGCTTGGAAGAGGAGTCAG ATGCGGAAGAGCTGGATGGAAGGAGGTCGG atgaagaagaggaggagaaggaatcGCTAGCGCGCTGCAATGAATCAG GAGTGAAGTGTCTGCCGCCCTGTGAGCattgcagaaatgaaaat GACCAGAAGGAGGAAGTGACCCCTAGGATGCTTTCTGGAGGACAATATgt GGTGCAGCTGGACGCAGAGGGGACCTACCAGTGCAGCCTCACGGGCTTGATTTTTGAGGTAACGGGGGCCGTCAAAATCACTTATTCCCTCTTATCCTGGAGCAAATACGCCAACCTCGTGGAAAAGCCGTGGATCGTGGGCGGCCCCCTCTTCGACGTGCGCTGCGACTCGACGCCGGCTCTCACCTCCATCCAGTTTCCCCACTCCCTCTGCCTCGGCG ATCATGGCGCCGGCATGGCCTTCAAGGTTTTGCACGTCAAAGGCGAGGGGGCAGCCATCGAGCCCTCCGCCGACTACTCGGCCTCGCACGTCAAGTGGCTGGTGAGCTCGCTCTCGCCGGTGGGACCCCTCATCCAGAGCCAGGAGCCGGTGCAGTACCACGGTGCCGTCATCCTCTACAAAGTCGTCGACGAGCATCCCTCCTTATCCTTTCGGGTCTACGTGGCTACAAACAACGACTCCTTTATAAAG gaTATCTCAAGAGCTGTAAAACATTCAAATAAGAAGTTTATTAAAATTGACAAGCCCCCTGTATGCcaaaaattacttcagaaagGGAAGAGGTATAGATTAATTTGCGAGCCAGAAGCTGAAATAACTCCAGAG GAAATTGAATTTGTTGATGGATCTCTCTTGAAACTAAAAAGTTACATTGAAGTCTATTTGGAGAAACCCGATGACTTCACCTTGTCTTTGGTTGAGCTGGAGTCTGATGCGACCGTATGGAAAGCAAGACTAAGGGAGA GTGACTGGATACATTACGATCAGAACAAAAACGAGCAGAAAAGAAGCACAGTCAGTA ATGTCAAAAAACGGAAACCAGCCCTCAGCATTTTGGAAGAAGACGAGCTctgcagcaaaaagcaaaagactGGCAATACTGCAG ATggaattgaaataaaaatcttaactGATCAACAGCTGATGGTGATCGCAAAGCTGTTTGGTAGGCAGTGGAGAGAAATTGCTATTGAGTGTCTTCAGATGGAGATGAAAGACATTGAGCAGATTCAGGCAACGGAGGAAGAAGTTAATATGCAAAAATTTCTGGTGTTAAGCAAGTGGAGAGACAGAGAACAAGGCAACGGAACTGCAGAAGCTTTGTACAGAAGCCTCCGTGAAAAAGCGTCCCATGAGATACTGCAAGCCCTACAAG GTTTCTCGGCGCGGTGCTGA
- the LOC104324111 gene encoding uncharacterized protein isoform X1: MPAGREVGKCPLVWRCGKGLTDLLMLFPVLSSSGAESLSSDEKEVAAGGAEGEGSAEEHPAGEDSSENSSSSSLEEESDAEELDGRRSDEEEEEKESLARCNESGVKCLPPCEHCRNENDQKEEVTPRMLSGGQYVVQLDAEGTYQCSLTGLIFEVTGAVKITYSLLSWSKYANLVEKPWIVGGPLFDVRCDSTPALTSIQFPHSLCLGDHGAGMAFKVLHVKGEGAAIEPSADYSASHVKWLVSSLSPVGPLIQSQEPVQYHGAVILYKVVDEHPSLSFRVYVATNNDSFIKDISRAVKHSNKKFIKIDKPPVCQKLLQKGKRYRLICEPEAEITPEEIEFVDGSLLKLKSYIEVYLEKPDDFTLSLVELESDATVWKARLRESDWIHYDQNKNEQKRSTVSNVKKRKPALSILEEDELCSKKQKTGNTADGIEIKILTDQQLMVIAKLFGRQWREIAIECLQMEMKDIEQIQATEEEVNMQKFLVLSKWRDREQGNGTAEALYRSLREKASHEILQALQGFSARC; encoded by the exons ATGCCAGCGGGCAGGGAGGTGGGTAAATGCCCGCTTGTGTGGAGATGTGGCAAAGGACTGACGGATCTGCTGATGTTATTTCCCGTTTTGTCTTCCAGCGGAGCCGAGTCCCTCTCTTCAGATGAAAAAG AGGTGGCGGCCGGCGGCGCGGAGGGAGAGGGCTCGGCCGAGGAGCACCCGGCGG GAGAGGACAGTTCCGAAAACAGCTCCAGCAGTAGCTTGGAAGAGGAGTCAG ATGCGGAAGAGCTGGATGGAAGGAGGTCGG atgaagaagaggaggagaaggaatcGCTAGCGCGCTGCAATGAATCAG GAGTGAAGTGTCTGCCGCCCTGTGAGCattgcagaaatgaaaat GACCAGAAGGAGGAAGTGACCCCTAGGATGCTTTCTGGAGGACAATATgt GGTGCAGCTGGACGCAGAGGGGACCTACCAGTGCAGCCTCACGGGCTTGATTTTTGAGGTAACGGGGGCCGTCAAAATCACTTATTCCCTCTTATCCTGGAGCAAATACGCCAACCTCGTGGAAAAGCCGTGGATCGTGGGCGGCCCCCTCTTCGACGTGCGCTGCGACTCGACGCCGGCTCTCACCTCCATCCAGTTTCCCCACTCCCTCTGCCTCGGCG ATCATGGCGCCGGCATGGCCTTCAAGGTTTTGCACGTCAAAGGCGAGGGGGCAGCCATCGAGCCCTCCGCCGACTACTCGGCCTCGCACGTCAAGTGGCTGGTGAGCTCGCTCTCGCCGGTGGGACCCCTCATCCAGAGCCAGGAGCCGGTGCAGTACCACGGTGCCGTCATCCTCTACAAAGTCGTCGACGAGCATCCCTCCTTATCCTTTCGGGTCTACGTGGCTACAAACAACGACTCCTTTATAAAG gaTATCTCAAGAGCTGTAAAACATTCAAATAAGAAGTTTATTAAAATTGACAAGCCCCCTGTATGCcaaaaattacttcagaaagGGAAGAGGTATAGATTAATTTGCGAGCCAGAAGCTGAAATAACTCCAGAG GAAATTGAATTTGTTGATGGATCTCTCTTGAAACTAAAAAGTTACATTGAAGTCTATTTGGAGAAACCCGATGACTTCACCTTGTCTTTGGTTGAGCTGGAGTCTGATGCGACCGTATGGAAAGCAAGACTAAGGGAGA GTGACTGGATACATTACGATCAGAACAAAAACGAGCAGAAAAGAAGCACAGTCAGTA ATGTCAAAAAACGGAAACCAGCCCTCAGCATTTTGGAAGAAGACGAGCTctgcagcaaaaagcaaaagactGGCAATACTGCAG ATggaattgaaataaaaatcttaactGATCAACAGCTGATGGTGATCGCAAAGCTGTTTGGTAGGCAGTGGAGAGAAATTGCTATTGAGTGTCTTCAGATGGAGATGAAAGACATTGAGCAGATTCAGGCAACGGAGGAAGAAGTTAATATGCAAAAATTTCTGGTGTTAAGCAAGTGGAGAGACAGAGAACAAGGCAACGGAACTGCAGAAGCTTTGTACAGAAGCCTCCGTGAAAAAGCGTCCCATGAGATACTGCAAGCCCTACAAG GTTTCTCGGCGCGGTGCTGA
- the LOC104324111 gene encoding caspase recruitment domain-containing protein 8-like isoform X3, which yields MPAGREVGKCPLVWRCGKGLTDLLMLFPVLSSSGAESLSSDEKEVAAGGAEGEGSAEEHPAGEDSSENSSSSSLEEESDAEELDGRRSDEEEEEKESLARCNESGVKCLPPCEHCRNENDQKEEVTPRMLSGGQYVVQLDAEGTYQCSLTGLIFEVTGAVKITYSLLSWSKYANLVEKPWIVGGPLFDVRCDSTPALTSIQFPHSLCLGDHGAGMAFKVLHVKGEGAAIEPSADYSASHVKWLVSSLSPVGPLIQSQEPVQYHGAVILYKVVDEHPSLSFRVYVATNNDSFIKDISRAVKHSNKKFIKIDKPPVCQKLLQKGKRYRLICEPEAEITPEEIEFVDGSLLKLKSYIEVYLEKPDDFTLSLVELESDATVWKARLRESDWIHYDQNKNEQKRSTVSNVKKRKPALSILEEDELCSKKQKTGNTAATRGRASIPQNLRFMRKVAQSV from the exons ATGCCAGCGGGCAGGGAGGTGGGTAAATGCCCGCTTGTGTGGAGATGTGGCAAAGGACTGACGGATCTGCTGATGTTATTTCCCGTTTTGTCTTCCAGCGGAGCCGAGTCCCTCTCTTCAGATGAAAAAG AGGTGGCGGCCGGCGGCGCGGAGGGAGAGGGCTCGGCCGAGGAGCACCCGGCGG GAGAGGACAGTTCCGAAAACAGCTCCAGCAGTAGCTTGGAAGAGGAGTCAG ATGCGGAAGAGCTGGATGGAAGGAGGTCGG atgaagaagaggaggagaaggaatcGCTAGCGCGCTGCAATGAATCAG GAGTGAAGTGTCTGCCGCCCTGTGAGCattgcagaaatgaaaat GACCAGAAGGAGGAAGTGACCCCTAGGATGCTTTCTGGAGGACAATATgt GGTGCAGCTGGACGCAGAGGGGACCTACCAGTGCAGCCTCACGGGCTTGATTTTTGAGGTAACGGGGGCCGTCAAAATCACTTATTCCCTCTTATCCTGGAGCAAATACGCCAACCTCGTGGAAAAGCCGTGGATCGTGGGCGGCCCCCTCTTCGACGTGCGCTGCGACTCGACGCCGGCTCTCACCTCCATCCAGTTTCCCCACTCCCTCTGCCTCGGCG ATCATGGCGCCGGCATGGCCTTCAAGGTTTTGCACGTCAAAGGCGAGGGGGCAGCCATCGAGCCCTCCGCCGACTACTCGGCCTCGCACGTCAAGTGGCTGGTGAGCTCGCTCTCGCCGGTGGGACCCCTCATCCAGAGCCAGGAGCCGGTGCAGTACCACGGTGCCGTCATCCTCTACAAAGTCGTCGACGAGCATCCCTCCTTATCCTTTCGGGTCTACGTGGCTACAAACAACGACTCCTTTATAAAG gaTATCTCAAGAGCTGTAAAACATTCAAATAAGAAGTTTATTAAAATTGACAAGCCCCCTGTATGCcaaaaattacttcagaaagGGAAGAGGTATAGATTAATTTGCGAGCCAGAAGCTGAAATAACTCCAGAG GAAATTGAATTTGTTGATGGATCTCTCTTGAAACTAAAAAGTTACATTGAAGTCTATTTGGAGAAACCCGATGACTTCACCTTGTCTTTGGTTGAGCTGGAGTCTGATGCGACCGTATGGAAAGCAAGACTAAGGGAGA GTGACTGGATACATTACGATCAGAACAAAAACGAGCAGAAAAGAAGCACAGTCAGTA ATGTCAAAAAACGGAAACCAGCCCTCAGCATTTTGGAAGAAGACGAGCTctgcagcaaaaagcaaaagactGGCAATACTGCAG CCACCAGAGGGAGAGCTTCCATCCCTCAGAACCTCAGGTTTATGCGGAAAGTGGCTCAGTCTGTGTAA
- the IL12A gene encoding interleukin-12 subunit alpha, giving the protein MERRGGTGSGGRGAPRSAAARPCRRRAGNRPALPLPLLCLTLLLPTPGRALPQPPPAPHRLAEGLNRSRELLEAAAASLRRLKDLSTLGFECTLEEVDLEDITKNQTNTIKACTSEDPGTGNCPALERSTFDTTKCLQGIYEDLNAYRAELKNFNDQKVLAKIDEMMKALKTGSGSVPQPSAGAGLTSFKERMRLCSILHAFRIRTVTINRMMNYLTSAESSL; this is encoded by the exons ATGGAGCGGCGCGGCGGGACGGGCAGCGGCGGGCGGGGAGCGCCCCGCAGCGCTGCCGCCCGGCCCTGCAGGCGACGGGCAGGGAACCGGCCGGCGCTGCCGCTGCCCCTTCTCTGCCTGACCCTCCTCTTGCCCACCCCCGGCCGGGCTCtgccgcagccccccccggctcctCACCGCCTCGCCGAAGGGTTGAATCGCTCCCGGGAGTTGCTGGAAGCCGCCGCCGCTTCCCTCCGGCGGTTGAAG GATCTCAGCACCCTGGGATTTGAGTGTACCCTTGAAGAGGTTGATCTTGAAGATATCACTAAGAATCAAACCAACACGATAAAAGCTTGCACATCTGAGGATccaggg ACTGGAAACTGTCCAGCACTGGAAAGATCTACTTTTGATACG ACTAAATGCCTGCAGGGCATCTATGAGGATCTGAATGCCTACAGGGCCGAGCTGAAGAACTTCAATGATCAAAAGGTGCTGGCAAAGATTGATGAAATGATGAAA GCCCTGAAGACCGGCAGCGGGAGCGTGCCGCAGCCATCGGCAGGCGCGGGGCTGACCTCCTTCAAGGAGAGGATGAGGCTCTGCAGCATCCTTCACGCCTTCCGAATCCGCACGGTCACCATCAACAGGATGATGAATTACCTGACCTCGGCAGAGAGCTCGCTGTAA